GCTGTCCTATAATTTATTACTGTTATACCGAGGATATGCTTCGTATTCTATAATAAGGtgtaataaagttattttgaattggaTTGGACTCCTGGCAAGCGGGGGTGACTTCGGTTataaaaatacatatttcTCAAGGACGTAGACTATGCCGTAAACAAACTGAACGAAACTCAAACTTAAATAGTCTAGTACCTAtcctagtctgaataccagtcgttgttacggttccgtAAAACGGTTTCAGGAACAACGACTATTTAGTACCCGTCGTTCTACAAACAAGGGAaccggtaacaacgactggtattcagactacacAAATAATTTTAGTAAAATCTGACCACTTTGCATGAAGAATATTGAATGATCGATCAGTTCACCGAGATGGACCCGAAACATATTTTCGTGCGTGAATTCGAGAAAGACGACGGCTCTATTTTAAAAATCAACCAGTACGAAATAGGCGATGTAGGCTGCGTCGTGTGGGACGCGGCTTTAGTTCTCAGTTCGTTCTTAGAAACCGGTAATCTACGTAAATACTACGCCGATAAACCGCTATCCACGTGCACGGTCATCGAGCTCGGTGCTGGAACTGGAATTGTCGGATTAGAATTAGCTTCGCTCGGGTAATTATCGTTTAATCGATCATTATAGATAGATCATTAACccccaatgacatcatcatcaccagCCTCAACACCATTCAGATTCCTGGAAGTATGCATCAGCATGGTCTATGGGGCACTTCGGTGATGTCATAGGAAGACGCTAAtaggtgatgtcatagggtgatttatggaggcagctATCTTCACAATGCTCTTTTAAGTCACCTCCATCCCTACTGTCAGGTTATTTCCATTTTAGAGCGAACGTCATTGTAACGGATTTAGAGGAATTTGTGCCTTTGCTGAAAATGAACGTCGACGCAAATGAAAACTTGCTCGCTGCGGGTAGCGCTGCAGTGCGAACACTAAAATGGGGCCAAGACTTGAGTCCGGAATTCGAGAGACCCGATTTAATTTTCATGGCCGACTGTATCTACTATGAAGAGGTCAGAAAAACAttactttttcaattaaaaatattttctgaaaagaTTGCGCGGATTTTGAGGTTTAAAATTTCAGATACTTGTAAccattctttattttcagtcgCTTGAGCCCCTCGTGAAAACCATCAAAGATCTTTGTCGCG
This genomic interval from Tubulanus polymorphus chromosome 8, tnTubPoly1.2, whole genome shotgun sequence contains the following:
- the LOC141909870 gene encoding protein N-lysine methyltransferase METTL21D-like, which codes for MIDQFTEMDPKHIFVREFEKDDGSILKINQYEIGDVGCVVWDAALVLSSFLETGNLRKYYADKPLSTCTVIELGAGTGIVGLELASLGANVIVTDLEEFVPLLKMNVDANENLLAAGSAAVRTLKWGQDLSPEFERPDLIFMADCIYYEESLEPLVKTIKDLCRADTCVFCCFEQRTTGNKPELERRFLELIGENFTIDTIPHRDHHVNFTSSDIQILKFSPT